In Haloarcula sp. H-GB4, a single genomic region encodes these proteins:
- a CDS encoding GNAT family N-acetyltransferase, producing MYVRDAKNREEVWLLDRIEEMGLDETAFRSRDYVVAIDEESHEKAGFGRIRIHKSDEVSVCELTSIGVLPEWRNQGVGAHVIERLVEYAGDEGFDTVYSLTNASEFLAKFGFERIEPAQLPDSLRDRLATKQENIQPDAVPLRVAVDRFEVPGHLRNRFKQASAGESEEPEPEEGPEDFGIDPDEATYKYDTGD from the coding sequence CCGCGAGGAAGTCTGGTTGCTCGACCGTATTGAAGAGATGGGGCTGGACGAGACGGCTTTTAGATCCCGGGACTACGTCGTCGCTATCGACGAGGAAAGTCACGAGAAGGCGGGATTCGGCCGCATCCGTATCCACAAGAGCGACGAGGTGTCTGTCTGTGAACTGACCAGTATCGGCGTCCTGCCCGAATGGCGCAATCAGGGCGTCGGCGCACACGTCATCGAGCGACTGGTCGAATACGCTGGTGACGAGGGGTTTGACACCGTCTACTCGCTGACGAACGCCTCGGAGTTCCTCGCGAAGTTTGGCTTCGAGCGCATCGAACCGGCGCAACTCCCCGACTCGCTCCGGGACCGGCTCGCGACCAAACAGGAGAACATCCAGCCAGACGCGGTGCCCCTTCGGGTGGCTGTCGACCGCTTCGAGGTGCCCGGCCACCTCCGCAATCGGTTCAAGCAGGCCAGCGCCGGCGAGTCCGAGGAACCCGAGCCAGAAGAGGGTCCTGAAGACTTCGGCATTGACCCCGACGAAGCGACCTACAAGTATGACACGGGCGACTGA